The proteins below come from a single Synechococcus sp. MW101C3 genomic window:
- a CDS encoding sigma factor-like helix-turn-helix DNA-binding protein, whose protein sequence is MTSATLKPRQRKAVLMTAEGMQLREIAQELGIGYTTLLSWGRNPAYVRAVDEALQHIESEATKELQQGYGDAVQKARELLQSQSESIALGAAKLIINTMNHVVERRESATRWAELSQQIEGLEKRLARNEVMASAHDVDLGERAIEAHSIASRG, encoded by the coding sequence ATGACCTCAGCAACCCTGAAACCCAGGCAAAGGAAGGCCGTTTTGATGACGGCTGAGGGGATGCAGCTGCGTGAAATTGCGCAGGAGCTGGGTATTGGCTACACGACGCTGCTGTCATGGGGGCGGAACCCTGCGTATGTGCGAGCGGTTGATGAGGCCTTGCAGCACATTGAATCTGAGGCAACGAAGGAGTTGCAGCAGGGCTACGGAGATGCGGTTCAAAAAGCCAGAGAGCTGCTGCAGTCACAATCCGAATCGATTGCTTTAGGGGCTGCAAAGCTGATTATTAACACCATGAACCATGTGGTCGAGCGTCGTGAGTCTGCTACTCGGTGGGCAGAACTATCGCAGCAGATTGAGGGCTTAGAGAAGCGTCTGGCACGCAACGAGGTCATGGCCTCGGCGCATGACGTGGACCTGGGCGAAAGGGCGATAGAAGCGCACAGCATTGCTAGTCGGGGATAG
- a CDS encoding transposase: MSKRRTYRPEVKAKVAMAAISDRKTIHEIAAHHAVHPIQGSQWKRQLLDGATERFTRGKEPNGKDEGQAKEAELFHQYCLAEG; the protein is encoded by the coding sequence TTGAGCAAGCGCCGTACCTACCGCCCCGAGGTCAAGGCCAAGGTCGCCATGGCGGCGATCAGTGACCGCAAGACGATCCATGAGATCGCCGCCCACCACGCTGTACACCCGATCCAGGGCAGCCAATGGAAGCGGCAGCTGCTCGACGGAGCCACCGAGCGTTTCACCAGAGGCAAGGAGCCCAATGGCAAGGACGAGGGGCAGGCCAAAGAGGCCGAGCTGTTCCATCAGTACTGCCTAGCAGAAGGCTGA
- a CDS encoding DUF932 domain-containing protein encodes MSHDFHSGVFLNSQPAWHRLGLVLDGTLPAREAFRLGGADFHLAGRPVYDADMQPIDGYQAITRTDTGTTLSVMNATYEVVQNEQLIRVAEALHSDAVMDAVCVLAGGRKVTFTARVRQSEGEVLPGDPVNQYLVGCTSHDGTIAFSVFFSPIRVVCKNTLSPALGLASARSRRQQGCRIRHTRNANALISRLPELIDLQRQQFSGGLAELRAMAAAPCTAAQFRSYVETLFADQLRGSINDRRGDAATSRPRRLEDLPAWEGLSAKFDGQAIGSDIPGVQGSMWGAYQAVTEYLSHDAGRSRDPIEAARQRLEGLWFGKAAATLTQAHELALAATRS; translated from the coding sequence ATGTCCCACGATTTCCACTCCGGTGTCTTCCTCAACAGCCAGCCCGCCTGGCACCGCCTGGGCCTGGTCCTTGACGGCACCCTGCCGGCGCGGGAAGCCTTCCGCCTCGGTGGCGCCGACTTCCATCTCGCCGGCCGCCCCGTCTACGACGCCGATATGCAGCCCATTGATGGCTACCAGGCAATTACAAGGACCGATACCGGCACCACCCTCTCGGTGATGAACGCCACCTATGAGGTGGTGCAAAACGAGCAGTTGATCCGGGTCGCCGAGGCCCTCCATAGCGATGCGGTCATGGATGCGGTCTGCGTCCTGGCCGGCGGCCGCAAGGTGACCTTTACGGCAAGGGTGCGCCAATCAGAAGGGGAGGTGCTCCCTGGTGATCCGGTGAATCAGTACCTGGTTGGCTGCACGAGCCATGACGGCACGATCGCTTTCTCCGTGTTCTTCTCCCCCATCCGGGTGGTGTGCAAGAACACGCTCTCTCCTGCCCTGGGTCTTGCCTCAGCGCGTAGCCGGCGCCAGCAGGGCTGCCGCATCCGCCACACCCGCAATGCCAATGCCTTGATCAGCCGGCTCCCTGAGCTGATTGACCTGCAGCGGCAGCAATTCAGTGGAGGGCTGGCCGAACTGCGGGCGATGGCCGCCGCCCCCTGCACGGCTGCGCAGTTCCGCAGCTATGTCGAGACCCTGTTCGCCGATCAGCTGCGGGGCTCGATCAATGACCGCCGGGGCGATGCGGCGACCAGCCGGCCCAGGCGGCTGGAGGATCTCCCCGCCTGGGAGGGTCTGTCCGCCAAGTTCGACGGCCAGGCCATCGGCAGTGACATCCCGGGGGTGCAGGGCTCGATGTGGGGCGCCTACCAGGCGGTGACCGAATACCTCTCCCACGACGCTGGCCGCTCGAGAGATCCGATCGAAGCCGCCCGCCAGCGGCTGGAGGGGCTGTGGTTCGGTAAAGCCGCCGCCACCCTCACCCAGGCGCATGAACTGGCGCTGGCGGCGACCCGCAGCTGA
- a CDS encoding glycosyltransferase family 2 protein, giving the protein MNLVALSMLVRWLLGWALCLRLFRLPEGTVEGQPQVSVLIPARDEEGTLPNLLPALQAQTFAPLEVIVVDDHSSDGTAEIAAAAGATVIQPPPLAEGWCGKTWALHHGVQASKGELLVFLDADTEPSPEFLERLVADQQKLGGLVSVQPFHRTEKAYEQLSVLFSLVGLMAVPMGPRCGVAFGPAMATSRADYNRVGGHEAVAGKVVEDWFMGHLYEEAGLPVSAYIGDGLIEYRMYPGGFRDMVRGFAKNFATAAGEVNGFWMLAVLLWISGLFWAAWCLPASLLGWPLMGQPSVLPNLLLYLAFAVQLITLTRGVGNFAWICLVFPIPVLFFLAVFFMAILNLKQGTIEWKGRQVSTR; this is encoded by the coding sequence ATGAATCTCGTCGCTCTCTCCATGCTGGTGCGCTGGCTTCTTGGCTGGGCGCTCTGTCTGCGGCTCTTCCGGCTGCCGGAGGGCACGGTGGAGGGTCAGCCGCAGGTGTCGGTGCTGATTCCCGCCCGCGACGAAGAGGGCACCCTGCCCAACCTGCTGCCGGCGCTCCAGGCCCAGACCTTCGCGCCACTGGAGGTGATCGTGGTGGATGACCACAGCAGCGATGGCACGGCGGAGATCGCGGCAGCGGCCGGGGCCACGGTGATTCAACCGCCGCCGCTTGCGGAGGGATGGTGCGGCAAGACCTGGGCCTTGCACCATGGCGTGCAGGCCAGCAAGGGCGAGCTGCTGGTGTTTCTCGACGCCGACACTGAGCCCAGCCCTGAATTTCTGGAACGCCTGGTGGCAGACCAGCAGAAGCTGGGCGGACTGGTGTCAGTGCAGCCGTTCCATCGCACCGAGAAGGCCTATGAGCAGCTGTCGGTGCTGTTCAGCCTGGTGGGGTTAATGGCAGTGCCGATGGGGCCCCGTTGTGGCGTGGCCTTCGGGCCGGCGATGGCCACCAGCCGGGCCGACTACAACCGCGTCGGCGGCCATGAGGCCGTGGCCGGCAAGGTGGTGGAGGACTGGTTCATGGGCCATCTCTATGAGGAAGCCGGACTCCCGGTGAGCGCCTACATCGGCGACGGGCTGATCGAGTACCGCATGTATCCCGGCGGCTTTCGCGACATGGTGCGGGGCTTCGCCAAGAACTTCGCCACCGCCGCAGGAGAGGTGAATGGCTTCTGGATGCTCGCCGTGCTGCTGTGGATCTCCGGCCTGTTCTGGGCGGCGTGGTGCCTGCCGGCATCGCTGCTGGGCTGGCCGTTGATGGGCCAACCGTCGGTGCTGCCCAACCTGCTGCTTTACCTCGCCTTCGCCGTGCAGCTGATCACGCTCACCAGGGGTGTGGGGAACTTCGCCTGGATCTGCCTGGTGTTTCCGATCCCCGTGCTGTTCTTTCTGGCCGTGTTCTTCATGGCGATCTTGAATCTGAAACAAGGAACGATCGAATGGAAAGGCAGGCAGGTCTCGACGCGATAG
- a CDS encoding IS3 family transposase (programmed frameshift), translated as MKRKRHTPDQIIRKLRTAEQLLNQGQTVADVCRALEVSVPSYHRWQQLYGGMKATEAKRLKELEQENTRLKRLLADAELDKAMLKELGRGKLLSPERRRRAVMVLQDQFRVSQRRACRLAGQNRNTQRRPMPVAAIEEQKLRRRIRELARRHVRWGRRLVYRRLRLEGWSVNHKRVQRIWREEGLQRPLPRRRKRSRTASGSRELLRAEYPHQVWAIDFQFDQTMDGRTLKFLNVLDEYSRVCLAIRVGRRCKAVDVIDTIEELLRLFPAPTYLRMDNGPEFIAHALQEWCTGSGLCTAYIEPGSPWENPFVESFNGRFRDEFLNIELFATVAEARLLAEQHRIEYNTYRPHSALQGRTPLEVLQQWRAA; from the exons ATGAAACGCAAGCGCCACACGCCCGATCAGATCATCCGCAAGCTGCGCACCGCTGAGCAGCTCCTCAACCAGGGTCAGACCGTCGCCGACGTGTGTCGAGCCCTGGAGGTGTCGGTCCCGAGCTACCACCGCTGGCAGCAGCTCTACGGCGGCATGAAGGCCACAGAAGCCAAGCGCCTCAAGGAGCTTGAGCAGGAGAACACTCGTCTCAAGCGATTGCTGGCCGACGCTGAGCTGGACAAGGCGATGCTGAAGGAGCTGG GCCGAGGGAAACTTCTGAGCCCGGAACGACGTCGCAGGGCAGTGATGGTTCTGCAGGATCAATTCCGGGTCTCCCAGAGACGGGCCTGCCGGCTGGCCGGCCAGAACCGCAACACCCAGCGCCGGCCCATGCCGGTGGCGGCGATCGAGGAGCAGAAGCTCCGCCGGCGGATCCGTGAGCTGGCCCGGCGCCATGTGCGCTGGGGCCGGCGTCTGGTCTACCGCCGGCTGCGGCTGGAGGGCTGGAGTGTCAACCACAAGCGGGTGCAACGGATCTGGCGGGAGGAGGGCCTCCAGCGGCCCCTGCCGCGCCGGCGCAAGCGTTCCCGCACTGCCAGCGGCTCCAGAGAGCTCCTGCGGGCCGAATACCCCCACCAGGTTTGGGCGATCGACTTCCAGTTTGACCAGACGATGGATGGACGGACGCTGAAGTTCCTGAACGTGCTGGATGAATACAGCCGGGTCTGCCTGGCCATTCGTGTCGGCCGCCGCTGCAAGGCTGTAGATGTGATCGACACGATCGAGGAGTTGCTCAGGCTGTTTCCGGCACCCACCTATCTGCGAATGGACAATGGGCCTGAGTTCATTGCTCATGCCCTGCAGGAGTGGTGCACAGGCAGCGGTTTGTGTACGGCTTACATCGAGCCAGGTTCGCCCTGGGAGAATCCATTCGTGGAGTCGTTCAACGGCCGCTTCCGGGATGAGTTCCTGAATATCGAGCTGTTCGCAACGGTGGCGGAAGCCAGGCTGTTGGCGGAACAGCACCGAATCGAGTACAACACCTACAGACCGCATTCGGCGCTCCAGGGGCGTACGCCCCTGGAAGTCCTCCAGCAGTGGAGAGCGGCCTGA
- a CDS encoding VOC family protein, translated as MTETCSIHQQVPPMIEHFDHITVVISDVEAAKHFFGLLGFKEDKAVVIKGPVFSSYMGVEGIEAEHITLALENCSPRIEVQLLKYRQPVPLPAPTTGNLAKLGFNHICFAVDNLDAEVDRLKAAGIKLRNEVITFHRRKLIFLCGPDGITVELAEWL; from the coding sequence ATGACAGAAACCTGCTCCATCCACCAACAGGTGCCCCCCATGATTGAACATTTTGACCACATCACAGTTGTGATCAGTGATGTTGAGGCAGCCAAGCACTTTTTCGGGCTCCTGGGCTTCAAGGAGGATAAGGCTGTAGTGATCAAGGGCCCCGTCTTCTCCAGTTACATGGGGGTGGAAGGTATCGAAGCAGAACACATCACACTTGCTTTGGAGAACTGCTCACCGCGCATCGAAGTACAACTGCTGAAGTACCGTCAGCCTGTTCCCCTTCCTGCTCCAACGACTGGCAATCTCGCCAAGCTGGGGTTCAATCATATCTGCTTTGCGGTAGATAACCTGGATGCTGAAGTTGACAGGCTGAAAGCTGCGGGCATCAAGCTGCGAAACGAGGTCATCACCTTCCATCGCCGAAAGCTCATTTTTCTCTGCGGACCGGATGGAATCACTGTGGAGCTGGCTGAATGGCTTTAA